In one window of Oncorhynchus kisutch isolate 150728-3 linkage group LG16, Okis_V2, whole genome shotgun sequence DNA:
- the LOC109906683 gene encoding CCR4-NOT transcription complex subunit 9 isoform X2 codes for MLATGAAVTTALAQVDREKIYQWINELSSPETRENALLELSKKRESVPDLAPMLWHSCGTIAALLQEIVNIYPSINPPTLTAHQSNRVCNALALLQCVASHPETRSAFLAAHIPLFLYPFLHTVSKTRPFEYLRLTSLGVIGALVKTDEQEVINFLLTTEIIPLCLRIMESGSELSKTVATFILQKILLDDTGLAYICQTYERFSHVAMILGKMVLQLSKEPSARLLKHVVRCYLRLSDNSRAREALRQCLPDQLKDTTFAQVLKDDTTTKRWLAQLVKNLQEGQVTDPRGIPLPTQ; via the exons ATGCTGGCTACAGGAGCA GCTGTAACCACGGCTCTGGCCCAAGTGGATAGGGAAAAGATATACCAGTGGATCAACGAGCTGTCCAGCCCAGAGACCCGCGAGAATGCCCTGCTTGAGCTCAGTAAAAAACGGGAGTCCGTGCCAGATTTGGCTCCAATGCTATGGCACTCCTGTGGAACTATAGCTGCTCTCCTGCAG GAAATTGTCAACATCTACCCCTCAATAAACCCCCCAACCCTCACCGCTCACCAGTCCAACAGAGTATGCAACGCATTAGCACTTCTGCAGTGTGTAGCCTCTCATCCAGAGACAAG ATCGGCATTTCTGGCAGCACACATTCCTCTATTCCTGTACCCCTTCTTACACACTGTCAGCAAAACACGACCATTTGAGTACCTCCGACTCACCAGCCTAGGAGTCATTG GTGCCTTGGTCAAAACAGATGAGCAGGAAGTGATCAACTTCCTGTTGACAACAGAAATCATTCCCCTGTGCCTTCGCATAATGGAGTCTGGCAGTGAGCTTTCCAAAACG GTAGCAACTTTTATACTACAGAAAATCCTCCTTGATGACACAGGGCTGGCATACATTTGCCAAACGTATGAACGCTTCTCCCATGTGGCCATGATACTT GGCAAAATGGTTCTTCAGCTCTCCAAAGAGCCCTCTGCTCGTCTTTTGAAACATGTTGTCCGCTGTTACCTACGCCTGTCAGACAACTCCAG AGCCCGAGAGGCCCTCCGTCAGTGTCTACCAGACCAGCTTAAAGACACCACGTTTGCCCAAGTCCTGAAGGACGATACCACCACCAAACGCTGGTTGGCACAGCTGGTGAAGAACCTACAGGAAGGCCAAGTCACAGACCCCAGAGGCATCCCTCTGCCCACACAGTAG
- the LOC109906683 gene encoding CCR4-NOT transcription complex subunit 9 isoform X1, whose translation MLATGAAVTTALAQVDREKIYQWINELSSPETRENALLELSKKRESVPDLAPMLWHSCGTIAALLQEIVNIYPSINPPTLTAHQSNRVCNALALLQCVASHPETRSAFLAAHIPLFLYPFLHTVSKTRPFEYLRLTSLGVIGALVKTDEQEVINFLLTTEIIPLCLRIMESGSELSKTVATFILQKILLDDTGLAYICQTYERFSHVAMILGKMVLQLSKEPSARLLKHVVRCYLRLSDNSSPHTRAREALRQCLPDQLKDTTFAQVLKDDTTTKRWLAQLVKNLQEGQVTDPRGIPLPTQ comes from the exons ATGCTGGCTACAGGAGCA GCTGTAACCACGGCTCTGGCCCAAGTGGATAGGGAAAAGATATACCAGTGGATCAACGAGCTGTCCAGCCCAGAGACCCGCGAGAATGCCCTGCTTGAGCTCAGTAAAAAACGGGAGTCCGTGCCAGATTTGGCTCCAATGCTATGGCACTCCTGTGGAACTATAGCTGCTCTCCTGCAG GAAATTGTCAACATCTACCCCTCAATAAACCCCCCAACCCTCACCGCTCACCAGTCCAACAGAGTATGCAACGCATTAGCACTTCTGCAGTGTGTAGCCTCTCATCCAGAGACAAG ATCGGCATTTCTGGCAGCACACATTCCTCTATTCCTGTACCCCTTCTTACACACTGTCAGCAAAACACGACCATTTGAGTACCTCCGACTCACCAGCCTAGGAGTCATTG GTGCCTTGGTCAAAACAGATGAGCAGGAAGTGATCAACTTCCTGTTGACAACAGAAATCATTCCCCTGTGCCTTCGCATAATGGAGTCTGGCAGTGAGCTTTCCAAAACG GTAGCAACTTTTATACTACAGAAAATCCTCCTTGATGACACAGGGCTGGCATACATTTGCCAAACGTATGAACGCTTCTCCCATGTGGCCATGATACTT GGCAAAATGGTTCTTCAGCTCTCCAAAGAGCCCTCTGCTCGTCTTTTGAAACATGTTGTCCGCTGTTACCTACGCCTGTCAGACAACTCCAG CCCCCACACCAGAGCCCGAGAGGCCCTCCGTCAGTGTCTACCAGACCAGCTTAAAGACACCACGTTTGCCCAAGTCCTGAAGGACGATACCACCACCAAACGCTGGTTGGCACAGCTGGTGAAGAACCTACAGGAAGGCCAAGTCACAGACCCCAGAGGCATCCCTCTGCCCACACAGTAG